In Zobellia roscoffensis, the following are encoded in one genomic region:
- a CDS encoding Ig-like domain-containing protein, with protein sequence MINRVYLFLSSKIFFFLLVLNSSINVYSQVSVTGIAIVPDSLEIVEGFDAMLTASIFPEDADDKGISWSTDSPSVVSVDSLGMVTALTVGTALITATTDDGGFASSSYIEVQSAPIQVTGIEIVPDSLKIVEGFDATLTATIFPEDADEKGVIWSTDSPSIVTVDSLGTLTALTVGTALVTVTTDDGGFTSSAFVEVLRAPIRVSGIEIVPDSLEIVEGFDAMLTATIFPEDADDKGIIWSTDSPSVVSVDSLGMVTALTVGTALITATTDDGGFASSSYIEVQSAPIQVTGIAIVPDSLKIVEGFDATLTATIFPEDADDKGIIWSTDSPSVVSVDSLGMVTALTVGTALVTVTTDDGGFTSSAFVEVLRAPIRVTGIEIVPDSLEIVEGFDAMLTATIFPEDADEKGVIWSTDSPSVVSVDSLGMVTALTVGTALVTVTTDDGGFTSSAFVEVLRAPIRVTGIEIVPDSLEIVEGFDAMLTATIFPEDADDKGIIWSTDSPSVVSVDSLGMVTALTVGTALVTVTTDDGGFTSSAFVEVLRAPIRVTGIEIVPDSLEIVEGFDAMLTATIFPEDADDKGISWSTDSPSVVSVDSLGMVTALTAGIAKVTATTNDGGFIFNVAITVKRPLNEIGKWSEPIPFGIVPVAVANLPDGKLVAWSSKYKDYFGGADGFTYTEIFDPFAGENGMPMGEKVTTTNHDMFCPGVNNLGNGQILVTGGSSNPKATLYDFTTDTWIPMDNMNIGRGYHGAVTLSDGSAMVIGGSWSGGLAPNGEKIAELWREERGWKILPGLKSDILFNSNDLAFEKEGVYRADNHSWLWAAPNGKIFHAGPGEDMHWIDVNGEGSFTDAGKRLNDTYSMKGNTVMFDVGKLLKTGGATSYASGDAAKDNSFVIDINDENNVTVTPTINNLSFSRTMQNSVVLPNGEVLVTGGLSTARVFTDDGARLDAEIFNPETNGWRTLAGMHVPRTYHSVAILQADGRVFVGGGGLCNSCSNHLDAEIFTPPYLFDANGDLADRPTIDAPESADYNSVIQVSGSEGIAKFSLIRMSSSTHSTNNEQRRIPVSFSGDGNYTLNIPDRNILPPGYYMLFALNVDGVPSVAESVLVGMPIVLTSGVVLSEEAVELDIGDEQELIATVVPGNAENTLVTWSTNNPSVATVNLNGQVTAISTGTAMITATTDDGAFTARTNIVVDGGCTFSNVALGGTAVQSSTYGNGKALVAIDGITAGNSPWVPNVQHTANEDSAWWELDLGSDYIIEEIKIFNRGGGLESRLNNFYVFVSKRPFSSRATLESLKSNGNIEEYYFEGEAGLKEVISLNTDGRYIRIQLSNSGILNLVEVEVQGCFLGSSKCEGVLPPIILPSGPFIAYDSIQTLEATPLGGVWSGASTDGTFDPSKGPGKYSVTYTSDNGNGCVQSYTRDIMVNSSCTGIDPPNIIASGPYLDTDGIQTLKAMPAGGTWSGMSTDGTFDPSVGEGIYSVTYTYDNGKGCIQTETADIRVNTLGSRGCVLSNIALNGLATQSSTYGNGVASVAIDGNTEGTSPWSGSLQHTLNENNPWWELDLGVNAVIEELRIYNRTNGLEGRLNNFYVFVSNIPFTPEVTLESLRQDDSIYEYYFNDEAGLQENLKFDAEGQYLRIQLSSFGILHMSEVEVMGCILDTSQCADNPEIVIENIGPFANTDEIQTLVASIDGGTWSGATTDGIFDPSVGPGVYSITYSHNSGEGCFRSKTIEVEVNLLSDSGCAISNIAINGRAIQSSTYGNGHASAAIDGNTQGISPWSGDLQHTTNESNPWWQLDLGVEREIEELRIYNRASGLEDRLNNFYILISKTQYESDATLESLIEDETVFQYYFEGSASLKETLKVIVEGRYIRIQLSGNGILHLSEVEVMSCKLQANTTSLKAYIDSSNILPDYGNEDGIVLAPNPVSSKLKIMGVSMEMVSKILIYDMEGRLVLNLKNKELNTGYNMQSFDVSRLVKGVYQLNVTLRNGKTHTKQFLKK encoded by the coding sequence ATGATTAATAGAGTGTATCTGTTTTTGTCAAGTAAAATCTTCTTTTTCTTACTTGTATTAAATTCTAGTATTAACGTTTATAGTCAAGTATCAGTTACAGGAATAGCAATTGTTCCTGATAGTTTAGAAATAGTGGAAGGTTTTGATGCGATGTTAACGGCATCCATATTTCCAGAAGACGCAGATGATAAAGGAATAAGCTGGTCCACGGATTCCCCTTCAGTTGTTTCGGTGGATTCTTTGGGGATGGTGACGGCACTTACCGTGGGAACGGCCTTGATTACGGCAACCACAGATGATGGAGGATTTGCTTCTAGTTCTTATATTGAAGTTCAGAGCGCACCTATACAGGTTACAGGAATAGAAATCGTTCCTGACAGTTTAAAAATAGTGGAAGGATTTGATGCGACGTTAACGGCAACCATATTTCCAGAAGATGCGGATGAAAAAGGTGTAATCTGGTCCACGGATTCCCCATCTATCGTTACGGTGGATTCCTTGGGAACGCTCACGGCACTTACCGTGGGAACGGCCTTGGTCACTGTAACTACGGATGATGGCGGGTTCACTTCCAGTGCTTTTGTAGAAGTTTTAAGAGCCCCAATACGGGTATCGGGAATAGAAATCGTTCCTGACAGTTTAGAAATAGTGGAAGGATTTGATGCGATGTTAACGGCAACCATATTTCCAGAAGACGCAGATGATAAAGGAATAATCTGGTCCACGGATTCCCCTTCAGTTGTTTCGGTGGATTCTTTGGGGATGGTGACGGCACTTACCGTGGGAACGGCCTTGATTACGGCAACCACAGATGATGGAGGATTTGCTTCTAGTTCTTATATTGAAGTTCAGAGCGCACCTATACAGGTTACAGGAATAGCAATTGTTCCTGACAGTTTAAAAATAGTGGAAGGATTTGATGCGACGTTAACGGCAACCATATTTCCAGAAGACGCAGATGATAAAGGAATAATCTGGTCCACGGATTCCCCTTCAGTTGTTTCGGTGGATTCTTTGGGGATGGTGACGGCACTTACCGTGGGAACGGCCTTGGTCACTGTAACTACGGATGATGGCGGGTTCACTTCCAGTGCTTTTGTAGAAGTTTTAAGAGCCCCAATACGGGTAACGGGAATAGAAATCGTTCCTGACAGTTTAGAAATAGTGGAAGGATTTGATGCGATGTTAACGGCAACCATATTTCCAGAAGATGCGGATGAAAAAGGTGTAATCTGGTCCACGGATTCCCCTTCAGTTGTTTCGGTGGATTCTTTGGGGATGGTGACGGCACTTACCGTGGGAACGGCCTTGGTCACTGTAACTACGGATGATGGCGGGTTCACTTCCAGTGCTTTTGTAGAAGTTTTAAGAGCCCCAATACGGGTAACGGGAATAGAAATCGTTCCTGACAGTTTAGAAATAGTGGAAGGATTTGATGCGATGTTAACGGCAACCATATTTCCAGAAGACGCAGATGATAAAGGAATAATCTGGTCCACGGATTCCCCTTCAGTTGTTTCGGTGGATTCTTTGGGGATGGTGACGGCACTTACCGTGGGAACGGCCTTGGTCACTGTAACTACGGATGATGGCGGGTTCACTTCCAGTGCTTTTGTAGAAGTTTTAAGAGCCCCAATACGGGTAACGGGAATAGAAATCGTTCCTGACAGTTTAGAAATAGTGGAAGGATTTGATGCGATGTTAACGGCAACCATATTTCCAGAAGACGCAGATGATAAAGGAATAAGCTGGTCCACGGATTCCCCTTCAGTTGTTTCGGTGGATTCTTTGGGGATGGTGACGGCATTAACTGCAGGTATAGCCAAAGTAACGGCTACGACTAATGACGGAGGATTTATATTTAATGTGGCAATTACTGTAAAAAGGCCTTTGAATGAAATAGGTAAGTGGAGCGAGCCCATACCTTTTGGAATAGTTCCAGTAGCAGTTGCTAATCTTCCTGATGGGAAATTAGTGGCATGGTCCTCAAAATATAAAGATTATTTTGGTGGCGCCGACGGCTTTACTTATACTGAAATATTTGACCCATTTGCGGGAGAGAATGGAATGCCCATGGGAGAAAAAGTAACGACAACTAACCATGATATGTTTTGTCCAGGTGTAAATAATTTAGGAAACGGACAGATATTGGTAACGGGAGGCTCTTCGAACCCTAAAGCCACTTTATATGATTTTACTACGGATACATGGATACCTATGGACAATATGAATATAGGAAGAGGTTATCATGGAGCGGTAACTTTGTCAGATGGTTCCGCAATGGTAATTGGGGGGTCATGGAGTGGAGGGTTGGCTCCGAACGGAGAAAAAATCGCAGAGTTATGGAGAGAGGAAAGAGGCTGGAAAATTTTACCAGGTTTGAAGAGCGATATTTTATTTAATTCAAACGATCTAGCTTTTGAAAAAGAAGGGGTATACAGAGCAGATAACCACTCTTGGTTGTGGGCAGCGCCAAATGGGAAAATTTTTCATGCAGGCCCTGGTGAAGACATGCATTGGATCGATGTAAATGGCGAAGGGTCCTTTACAGATGCAGGAAAAAGATTGAATGACACCTATTCTATGAAAGGGAATACGGTAATGTTTGACGTAGGAAAATTACTAAAAACAGGAGGGGCTACCTCTTATGCAAGTGGGGATGCTGCAAAAGATAACTCTTTTGTAATAGATATTAATGACGAGAATAATGTTACGGTTACACCAACCATAAATAATTTGTCTTTTAGTAGAACCATGCAAAATAGTGTGGTACTACCCAATGGAGAAGTTTTGGTTACTGGTGGGCTTAGTACGGCCCGGGTTTTTACCGATGATGGTGCAAGATTAGATGCTGAAATCTTTAATCCTGAAACAAACGGTTGGAGAACCTTAGCCGGTATGCATGTGCCACGTACCTATCATAGTGTTGCAATTTTGCAAGCTGACGGAAGGGTGTTTGTTGGAGGTGGAGGATTATGTAATAGTTGCTCGAATCACTTGGACGCAGAGATATTCACTCCTCCTTATTTATTTGATGCTAATGGTGATTTAGCAGATAGGCCCACAATAGATGCTCCAGAATCTGCAGATTATAATAGTGTAATTCAAGTTTCGGGAAGTGAAGGAATAGCAAAGTTTAGCCTAATTAGAATGTCATCTTCTACCCATAGTACAAATAATGAGCAGAGAAGAATACCTGTCAGTTTTAGTGGTGATGGAAATTATACTTTAAATATTCCTGATAGAAATATTTTACCTCCTGGCTATTACATGTTGTTTGCTTTAAATGTTGATGGAGTTCCTTCAGTAGCAGAGTCAGTTTTGGTTGGTATGCCTATAGTTCTAACTTCAGGAGTGGTGCTGTCAGAAGAAGCTGTTGAACTAGATATTGGTGATGAGCAAGAACTTATAGCAACAGTAGTGCCCGGAAATGCGGAGAATACTCTGGTTACATGGTCAACCAATAATCCATCTGTTGCAACTGTAAACTTAAATGGTCAAGTTACAGCTATATCTACAGGAACTGCTATGATAACAGCTACAACTGATGATGGGGCATTTACTGCAAGAACTAATATTGTGGTAGATGGCGGATGTACTTTTTCTAACGTAGCATTGGGAGGAACAGCAGTTCAATCTAGTACATATGGAAATGGTAAAGCACTTGTAGCTATTGATGGAATAACGGCAGGGAATTCTCCATGGGTGCCAAATGTTCAGCATACAGCAAATGAAGATTCAGCATGGTGGGAGTTAGATTTGGGGTCGGATTATATAATTGAAGAAATTAAAATTTTTAATAGAGGAGGTGGATTAGAATCCAGACTGAATAATTTCTACGTTTTTGTGTCAAAAAGGCCATTCTCTTCAAGAGCGACATTAGAAAGTCTAAAGAGTAATGGAAATATAGAAGAATACTATTTTGAAGGAGAAGCTGGTTTGAAAGAGGTAATCTCTTTAAATACAGACGGCAGATATATTCGCATTCAACTATCGAATAGTGGAATTCTAAATTTAGTAGAAGTTGAGGTACAGGGGTGCTTTTTGGGTAGTTCAAAATGTGAAGGTGTTCTTCCTCCAATTATACTTCCTTCAGGTCCTTTTATAGCTTATGATTCAATTCAAACACTGGAGGCAACCCCTTTAGGAGGAGTTTGGTCCGGAGCAAGTACTGATGGAACATTTGACCCAAGTAAAGGTCCTGGTAAGTATTCAGTTACCTATACTTCTGATAATGGGAATGGTTGTGTTCAATCATATACCCGAGATATAATGGTTAACAGTTCTTGTACGGGTATAGACCCTCCAAATATCATAGCAAGTGGACCGTACTTGGATACGGATGGAATCCAAACCCTTAAAGCAATGCCTGCTGGCGGAACTTGGTCAGGGATGAGCACAGATGGGACTTTTGACCCAAGTGTTGGTGAAGGTATTTATTCAGTTACCTATACTTACGATAATGGAAAGGGGTGTATACAAACTGAAACGGCGGATATTAGGGTGAATACATTAGGGAGTAGAGGATGCGTACTGTCAAATATAGCCCTTAATGGCTTGGCTACTCAGTCTAGTACATACGGTAATGGAGTAGCTTCAGTTGCTATAGATGGTAATACGGAAGGTACTTCTCCTTGGTCCGGTAGCCTTCAACATACCCTGAATGAGAATAATCCTTGGTGGGAACTAGATTTGGGAGTTAATGCGGTTATAGAAGAATTGCGTATTTATAATCGTACAAATGGACTTGAAGGTAGATTAAATAATTTTTATGTTTTTGTATCAAACATACCTTTCACGCCTGAAGTTACACTGGAGTCATTAAGGCAAGATGATTCTATTTATGAGTACTATTTTAATGATGAAGCGGGTCTTCAGGAAAATTTAAAATTTGATGCAGAAGGGCAGTATTTGCGTATTCAACTTTCTTCTTTTGGAATTTTACATATGTCAGAAGTAGAGGTAATGGGCTGTATATTGGATACTTCGCAATGTGCTGATAATCCAGAAATAGTTATAGAAAATATAGGACCTTTTGCAAATACAGATGAGATACAAACTTTAGTAGCTAGTATTGACGGTGGTACCTGGTCAGGAGCAACTACAGATGGTATTTTTGACCCTTCTGTCGGTCCTGGAGTGTATTCAATAACTTATTCACACAATAGTGGTGAGGGGTGTTTTCGGTCAAAAACTATAGAGGTAGAGGTCAATCTTTTAAGCGATTCTGGGTGTGCTATATCTAATATAGCTATAAACGGAAGAGCTATACAATCTAGTACGTATGGTAATGGACATGCTTCAGCTGCTATTGATGGAAATACTCAAGGAATATCTCCATGGTCTGGAGATCTTCAACATACAACAAATGAGAGTAATCCTTGGTGGCAATTAGATTTAGGGGTTGAAAGGGAAATTGAAGAATTACGTATTTATAATCGTGCAAGTGGTTTGGAGGATCGCTTAAATAATTTTTATATTTTAATATCCAAGACGCAATATGAATCTGACGCTACTTTAGAGTCTTTAATAGAAGATGAGACTGTTTTTCAATATTATTTTGAGGGAAGTGCTAGCCTCAAGGAAACTTTAAAGGTGATAGTAGAAGGCAGGTATATTCGTATACAGTTATCGGGTAATGGAATACTTCATTTATCTGAAGTAGAAGTTATGTCATGTAAATTGCAAGCAAACACTACTTCTTTAAAAGCTTATATAGATTCTTCCAACATTTTACCGGATTATGGGAATGAAGATGGTATTGTTTTGGCTCCGAACCCAGTGTCATCTAAATTAAAGATTATGGGTGTTTCGATGGAGATGGTTTCTAAAATCTTGATATATGACATGGAGGGTAGGCTCGTCTTGAACTTAAAAAACAAAGAACTAAATACGGGTTATAACATGCAATCATTCGATGTTTCAAGACTTGTAAAAGGAGTATATCAATTGAATGTAACGTTGAGAAATGGAAAAACACACACAAAACAGTTTTTAAAAAAGTGA
- the cmk gene encoding (d)CMP kinase has translation MSKITIAIDGFSSTGKSTLAKQLAKELGYVYVDTGAMYRAITLFAMRNNFIGNGEERLEDLVKVLPKIKLRFVPNAELGFSEMYLNDENVEKEIRTMEVSKRVSRVAEIEQVRYKLVEMQKAMGKEKGIVMDGRDIGTVVFPDAELKVFMTASPKARATRRYKELLDRGEEVSYEDVLENVQNRDFIDSHREFSPLRKAPDSIEFDNSDMGLKEQFERLLSIADRCIEKVK, from the coding sequence ATGTCTAAGATTACAATTGCGATAGATGGATTTTCCTCAACGGGAAAAAGTACTTTGGCCAAACAATTGGCCAAAGAGTTGGGCTATGTTTATGTAGACACAGGTGCTATGTACCGTGCTATAACATTGTTTGCTATGCGTAATAATTTTATTGGAAACGGAGAAGAAAGGTTAGAAGATTTGGTCAAAGTTTTGCCTAAGATTAAATTGCGTTTTGTGCCCAATGCCGAGCTTGGTTTTTCCGAAATGTATCTGAATGATGAGAATGTAGAGAAAGAGATACGGACAATGGAAGTGTCTAAACGTGTAAGTAGAGTTGCAGAAATTGAGCAGGTGCGCTACAAGCTAGTCGAGATGCAAAAGGCAATGGGTAAAGAAAAGGGTATTGTTATGGACGGTAGAGATATTGGTACAGTAGTTTTTCCTGATGCCGAGCTTAAAGTATTTATGACCGCTTCTCCAAAAGCAAGAGCAACAAGAAGATATAAAGAGTTGTTAGATAGGGGAGAAGAAGTCTCTTATGAAGATGTTCTAGAAAATGTGCAAAACCGTGATTTTATAGATTCGCACCGTGAGTTTTCTCCACTTAGAAAGGCCCCAGATTCAATTGAGTTTGATAATAGTGATATGGGGCTTAAAGAGCAGTTTGAAAGGCTGTTGAGCATTGCAGATCGCTGTATTGAAAAGGTAAAATAA
- the lon gene encoding endopeptidase La yields MGDSKFTNFDNMSLQSIDEDAELIPLLTAEDEEEMNNEALPETLPILPLRNTVLFPGVVIPITAGRDSSINLIKDANNGSKVIGVVSQKDKETENPTVNDINVLGTVARILRVLKMPDGNTTVILQGKKRFEVAEMLTEEPYMTATVRDTNEQRPDQAEPEFLAIIESIKDLALKIIRDNPNIPSEASFAIKNIQSNSFLINFVSSNLNLGVTEKQELLEINNLQERALATLKHMNLELQKLELKNDIQSKVRNDMDQQQREYFLHQQMKTIQEELGGVSHDDEIFEMRKKAKKKKWDDKVKEHFDKELAKMQRMNPQVAEYSIQRNYLDLFLDLPWNEFSKDKFDLKRAQKILDRDHYGLEDVKRRIIEYLAVLKLRNDMKSPILCLYGPPGVGKTSLGKSVAEALGREYVRISLGGLRDEAEIRGHRKTYIGAMPGRIVQSLKKAGKSNPVFILDEIDKLSSSSQGDPSSAMLEVLDPEQNSEFYDNFLEMGYDLSKVMFIATANNLSTIQPALRDRMEIINVTGYTIEEKVEIAKRHLLPKQLKEHGLTSKDLTIGKPQLEKIVEGYTRESGVRSLEKQIAKMVRYAAKNIATEEEYIVKVTNEVVEKVLGPARLERDKYENNDVAGVVTGLAWTSVGGDILFIESILSKGKGSLNITGNLGKVMKESATIAMEYIKSNAERFDINPEVFDKYNVHIHVPEGATPKDGPSAGITMLTSLVSLFTQKKVKKSLAMTGEITLRGKVLPVGGIKEKILAAKRARIKELILCKDNERDILEIKKEYLKGLKFHYVTDMHEVVDIAITGQKVKNAKKL; encoded by the coding sequence ATGGGAGATTCTAAATTCACGAATTTTGACAATATGTCGCTACAGTCCATCGATGAGGATGCTGAGCTTATACCTCTTTTGACCGCAGAAGATGAGGAGGAAATGAATAACGAGGCCCTGCCTGAGACACTACCAATACTTCCTTTACGTAATACCGTTTTGTTTCCTGGCGTGGTAATTCCGATTACAGCCGGTAGAGATTCGTCCATCAATTTAATAAAAGATGCAAATAATGGGTCTAAAGTAATTGGTGTTGTTTCTCAAAAAGACAAAGAAACCGAAAACCCAACGGTAAATGATATAAATGTACTAGGTACTGTTGCGCGTATTTTACGTGTATTAAAAATGCCTGATGGAAATACAACAGTAATTCTTCAGGGTAAGAAGCGTTTTGAGGTAGCAGAAATGCTTACGGAAGAACCTTACATGACCGCGACCGTTAGAGATACAAACGAGCAAAGGCCGGATCAAGCAGAACCAGAATTTTTGGCGATTATTGAGTCGATAAAAGACTTGGCGCTAAAAATTATACGTGATAACCCGAATATACCAAGTGAGGCTTCCTTTGCAATTAAGAATATTCAGAGCAACTCGTTCTTAATCAATTTTGTTTCATCTAATCTTAACCTTGGGGTTACTGAGAAGCAAGAGTTGTTAGAGATTAACAATCTACAAGAACGTGCCCTTGCTACTTTAAAGCATATGAATCTAGAGCTTCAGAAACTGGAGTTAAAGAATGATATACAGTCCAAGGTTCGTAATGATATGGACCAACAGCAGCGCGAATATTTCTTGCATCAGCAAATGAAAACCATTCAGGAGGAATTGGGTGGCGTTTCTCATGATGATGAGATTTTTGAAATGCGCAAGAAGGCTAAAAAGAAAAAATGGGATGACAAGGTAAAAGAACATTTTGACAAGGAATTGGCTAAAATGCAGCGTATGAATCCGCAAGTGGCGGAGTATTCCATCCAGAGAAATTATTTAGACCTTTTTCTAGATTTGCCATGGAACGAATTTTCAAAAGATAAGTTTGATTTAAAACGCGCTCAAAAAATTCTAGATAGAGACCATTACGGACTTGAGGATGTGAAGCGCCGTATTATTGAGTATTTGGCAGTCCTGAAGTTAAGAAACGATATGAAATCGCCTATTTTATGTCTTTATGGACCTCCGGGAGTTGGTAAAACTTCTTTGGGAAAATCTGTTGCTGAGGCGCTAGGAAGAGAATATGTGAGAATTTCTTTAGGAGGTTTAAGAGATGAAGCAGAAATACGTGGGCATCGAAAAACCTATATAGGTGCTATGCCGGGTAGAATCGTTCAAAGTCTTAAAAAGGCAGGAAAATCAAATCCTGTTTTCATCCTTGATGAAATAGATAAATTATCTAGTAGTAGCCAAGGAGATCCTTCTTCTGCGATGCTGGAAGTTTTAGACCCTGAGCAGAACAGTGAATTTTATGATAATTTCTTAGAGATGGGGTATGACCTTTCTAAGGTGATGTTTATTGCAACGGCCAATAATCTAAGTACAATTCAGCCAGCGCTTCGTGATCGTATGGAAATCATTAATGTTACGGGCTATACTATTGAAGAGAAAGTAGAGATTGCGAAACGACACTTGTTGCCCAAGCAATTAAAGGAGCATGGTCTTACCTCAAAAGATTTGACAATTGGAAAACCTCAATTAGAGAAAATCGTTGAAGGCTACACCCGTGAATCCGGAGTACGCTCTCTAGAAAAGCAGATAGCAAAAATGGTGCGTTATGCGGCAAAGAATATTGCAACCGAAGAAGAGTACATTGTTAAGGTTACGAATGAGGTGGTAGAAAAGGTTTTAGGACCTGCAAGGTTAGAAAGGGATAAATACGAGAATAACGATGTTGCTGGAGTTGTTACGGGGCTTGCATGGACAAGCGTTGGTGGTGATATTCTTTTTATAGAATCTATTTTGTCCAAAGGAAAAGGTTCATTGAATATTACAGGAAACCTTGGTAAAGTAATGAAAGAATCAGCTACTATTGCCATGGAGTATATTAAGTCTAATGCAGAACGATTTGATATAAATCCTGAAGTATTTGATAAATATAACGTTCATATACACGTGCCTGAAGGTGCTACTCCTAAAGACGGACCTAGTGCGGGTATTACCATGTTAACGTCATTAGTTTCTTTATTCACCCAAAAGAAAGTGAAGAAGAGTTTAGCAATGACAGGTGAAATAACGCTAAGAGGTAAAGTATTGCCGGTTGGTGGAATTAAAGAAAAAATTCTTGCGGCCAAAAGAGCTCGGATTAAAGAATTAATTCTTTGCAAAGACAATGAAAGAGATATCTTAGAGATAAAAAAAGAGTATCTTAAGGGTCTTAAATTTCATTATGTTACAGACATGCACGAGGTGGTAGATATAGCCATTACGGGGCAAAAAGTTAAGAACGCTAAAAAACTCTAA